tccctggcatgtttgtttgtttgtttttgcggtaTGAGGATTGAACCCATGCCCAACCTCCATttttaggaaagcactctaccacttgagtcatgctcccagccctttgtatttagtttgtttttgagataggattccCTAAGTTTGTCTGGGCTAACTTTAAGCCACCATCCTTCTGTCTTGGCTTCCTGAGcaagtgggattacaggcgtgtatcaACATGCACAGATGGCATTTCCTGTTGATGATGGATTCGAGCATCTTTCCATGACTTATTGGCCATTGGTATATCTTCGTTAAAGAGAGGACTATTTTAATGGAGTTATTTGTCTTATTATTACCAAGTTATCAAGTCTAAATATATTCAGGATATATGATGTATAGATATTTCATTCTTTGAGTTATCtcttcaccttctttttttttgtcagtactgaggtttgaattcagggctctaacatttgagccactctgccaggtctTTTTTGTGTCAGgcattttagagatagggtcttgtgaaattactcaggctgacctcaaaccttaaccctcccgatctctgcctctccaatagctaggattacaggcgtaagtcATGGATGTCCAACTTCTCTTCATTGTCTTGGTAGCATCCTTTAAAACTGAGAGCAAAATGCCAATGATGAACATTTGTGTCTTTCTATTGTTACTCGTGATCTTGTATCATCTCTTAGTATTCATTGCCAATTACAGGACATGTACATTTGCCCCTGTCtccttctaggagttttatagcTTTAGAGCTTAGTTTTAAGTCTCTGGTCCATTTTCAGTTGAATTTTGTATACATAGGAAGAATTCAACTTCATTCTGCTGCTTGTGGCTATCTAGTTGTACAAGAAACATTTTTTATCAAggacttttatttccttcctggAAGGGTCATAGCATCCTTGAAAACCACTTACAAAACTCACACTTTTCTTTACATTTCTGGATCCTGACTTTATTCTATTGATCCATCTGCCTaccttttattgttatttatgtatgtatttatgtatttattgcagtactagggctGCAATAGTATTgcagtactcagggcctacaccttgagccactccaccagcacttttttggatggattattttcaagatagggtctcaagaactattcacctgagctggcttcaggctgtgatctcctgatctctgcctcctgagtagctaggattacaggcgtgagctaccagtgcccactCATCTGCCTAATTTATGCCAGTGCCTTAAAAGCACTATTACGATTAACAGTGCTTTGTAGTGTGTCTTGAAAATCTACTATGTCCTTTTACAAGAATATTTTAGATATTCTGAGGTTCTTACAACTCCACATAAATTTTAACATCAGTTCATCAATTACAAGAAAAACCCAGGATATGAGGGCTTCACGGCTGAATTCTGGAGAACATGTGGAAAAGAGTTTATACCAACACTTTCAAACTACTCTCTTAGTACTGAGGAGGGACtttcccactttcttttctttttgaatattaaaaagcaaatattgaAGCAGATGGGAAGCAGGAACGATGACCTTATTATCACAATCAGCTTCACTAAACACAGACAATAAGCAAATGTTATGGAATGTTACGATGACAGCTGTGAGATCACAGAAACATCAAGGGGAACTTGAGCGCAATGgccttcttccccacccccatcagCAGCACCCCTTCTCTGGCTGCAGAGACTGTCTCTGAACCTTTTCCTCACAGACCTATAAATACAGCTGACTCCTCACTCCCCATACACTCTGCTCCTGCTATCCCACCCCAGGTGACTCCCAACCATGAGGTCACTTGCCCTCCTCGCTGCCCTTCTCCTTCTAGCCTTCCAGGCCCAGAGTGGACCTCTCCCAGAAAATGCTGAGGAGGCTCCAGACCAGGAGCAGCCAGAAGAGGACCAGGACATGGCTGTCTCCTTTGCAGGGGCTGAAAGTTCTGCTCTCCAATGTGCAGCTGAGAGATGCCAGCCCGCCTCATAGAGGCACAGGGTCCAGACTGCAGGTGGGCTCTGGAAACAGGTCAGGACAAGCCGACATCAATTACCTGAATATGTGTAGACTGGACTTCAACTTTCTCATCTACAAAGCAAAGAGTCAGAGCCAGATAAATCTTAgagaatttcttcctttgcaaaCTTCTAAGACATGTCTCGGTTTCACTAAGTTTAAGATATGAGTAGACATACAGATTAATTATTTTCTCTATCAAAATGTGTAGTTTTAGTTATAAAGAGCACATTTGACTCTTTTTGAGGAGATTTTGGAAAAAGGAATGGACTGAAAGAGTCCATTCAAACATGCATATGGAGGTTCAGGAGCACACAGAGGGGAAGACAGGTGAGAGAAGGTCCCCAGTGTTATGAGTGATCATCACTTGCTGTGTACACCAATTCCTGTTGACAGAGCTTGTTCATTTTGCCATATGTAACATAACCAACATGACAAACCCACTCAATGCAGCCTGGAACCCCTCCAGAACTCTCTTTACCTACCATGTCTGACCCAGTGTTCAATT
The sequence above is drawn from the Castor canadensis chromosome 14, mCasCan1.hap1v2, whole genome shotgun sequence genome and encodes:
- the LOC109702618 gene encoding defensin alpha 4-like, whose protein sequence is MRSLALLAALLLLAFQAQSGPLPENAEEAPDQEQPEEDQDMAVSFAGAESSALQCAAERCQPAS